A genomic region of Ictidomys tridecemlineatus isolate mIctTri1 chromosome 10, mIctTri1.hap1, whole genome shotgun sequence contains the following coding sequences:
- the LOC101965158 gene encoding uroplakin-3b-like protein 1: protein MEGSSLPRPSTDSCRHCGQNSARTDLRMLGLAVRPRGVQSWWLVLLLLQLIGVPPGTGLEHISYVPRLSSVTLAGKLTQSTFTLEQPLGLFDDLNISNSDPIWLVVAHSNAIQNFTVPQKTKDIPAPADFSQKGYYLTLRANQKLYRRGGQASKQLPVLRVGNDTHCSWTKVGCNHPLQGSGPYRVKFLVMNKEGPVAETEWSKETRLQQAQVLQAVTGPQSAGTVVIIAILSVLLAILLAAVLIMLTQAYCESCRNVPVPIPEEPLSMGRYSTHHMGDPSAVGGS from the exons ATGGAAGGAAGCAGCCTCCCCCGGCCCAGCACAGACAGCTGCAGACACTGCGGACAGAACTCTGCCCGGACAGACCTTAGGATGCTGGGCCTGGCCGTGAGGCCCAGAGGGGTACAGTCCTGGTGGCTGGTCCTTCTGTTGCTGCAGCTTATTGGTGTCCCGCCGGGGACAGGCCTGG AGCACATCAGCTACGTGCCCCGGCTCTCCAGCGTCACCCTGGCCGGGAAGCTCACGCAGTCCACCTTCACGCTTGAGCAACCACTGGGCCTGTTCGATGACCTCAATATCTCTAACTCAGACCCCATCTGGCTGGTGGTAGCCCACAGCAACG CCATCCAGAACTTCACTGTCCCACAGAAGACAAAGGACATTCCTGCCCCCGCTGACTTCTCCCAGAAGGGCTACTACCTCACACTGAGGGCCAACCAGAAGCTCTACCGGCGTGGTGGCCAGGCCAGCAAGCAGCTCCCTGTCCTCCGTGTGGGCAATGATACACACTGCTCCTGGACAAAAGTGGGCTGCAATCACCCACTGCAGGGCTCCGGACCCTACAG GGTGAAGTTCCTGGTAATGAACAAGGAGGGACCCGTGGCTGAGACAGAATGGTCCAAGGAGACCCGCCTACAGCAAG CCCAGGTACTGCAAGCTGTTACGGGGCCCCAGAGTGCAGGCACAGTGGTCATCATTGCCATCCTGTCGGTCCTGCTGGCCATCCTCCTGGCTGCTGTCCTCATCATGCTCACACAAGCCTA CTGCGAAAGCTGCAGGAATGTTCCTGTTCCGATCCCAGAGGAGCCACTGAGCATGGGAAGATACAGCACCCACCACATGGGCGACCCTTCAGCTGTGGGGGGCTCCTGA